In Poseidonibacter antarcticus, a single genomic region encodes these proteins:
- a CDS encoding helix-turn-helix transcriptional regulator yields MNFDIRINRLSIILELLNKGYDLSTPNLVERLGVSKKIIQTDFKDYILPLFIDDKIYYDYSSKTYKAKNNFLTKTLFSSDELAIIAILKNKSKDKYSDEDLSLKVDSLFLKFEDELTNKLYQTNSIEKIDNFKNEIIQIKNAVETKSIIKCLYNKKNREIYPLKILNLEGFWYLIVFEPIDNKIKTFHLYTIKNIEILNTHFSFDEEKIKTFDNAISAYYKPENEPMIVQLFIDSKVSRYFQRKPLNKTQRVLKVYDDESCDIELTITDYMEIIPTIQRYIPHVGVIEPDDLKIKVNENVEIYLKRFG; encoded by the coding sequence ATGAATTTTGATATTAGAATAAATAGATTATCTATAATATTAGAACTGTTAAATAAAGGTTATGATTTATCAACACCAAATCTTGTTGAAAGATTAGGAGTAAGTAAAAAAATCATTCAAACAGATTTTAAAGATTATATCTTGCCTTTATTTATAGATGATAAAATCTATTATGATTACTCTTCAAAAACTTATAAAGCAAAAAACAACTTTTTAACAAAAACTTTGTTTTCTTCTGATGAATTAGCAATCATTGCAATACTTAAAAATAAATCAAAAGATAAATATAGTGATGAAGATTTATCTCTAAAAGTAGATAGTTTATTTCTAAAATTTGAAGATGAATTAACTAATAAACTTTATCAAACAAATTCTATTGAGAAAATTGATAACTTTAAAAATGAAATAATCCAAATTAAAAATGCTGTTGAAACAAAATCAATTATCAAATGCCTTTATAATAAGAAAAATAGAGAGATATATCCTCTAAAAATCCTAAACCTTGAAGGATTTTGGTATCTAATAGTTTTTGAACCAATAGATAATAAAATAAAAACTTTTCATTTATATACTATAAAAAATATAGAAATATTAAATACTCATTTTTCATTTGATGAAGAAAAAATAAAAACCTTTGATAATGCAATAAGTGCCTATTATAAGCCAGAAAATGAACCTATGATAGTTCAACTATTTATAGATTCAAAAGTGTCACGATATTTCCAACGCAAACCACTAAACAAAACCCAAAGAGTTTTAAAAGTTTATGATGATGAATCTTGTGATATCGAATTAACAATTACAGACTATATGGAGATAATTCCAACAATTCAAAGATATATTCCTCATGTTGGTGTGATTGAGCCTGATGATCTGAAAATAAAAGTAAATGAGAATGTTGAAATCTATTTGAAAAGGTTTGGGTGA
- a CDS encoding ATP-binding protein: MLVQKIKFLLPVIIFISLFSTLNLLSNWYKNKLQMEENKAIISELKAHSTSIEESINKRFLILNLLKSYISQNINAENIIDQNNIELNKYAKTLFNSVEGIKALQVSPNGIHAFTYPIKGNEKALNKNLFKDKRVEVIKMLEVTINSTKIITNAPYELRQGGLGLVARQSIRHNGKFWGFVVIVLDMGYILEKAGITENNNHLNISIFQDKRYIFGSKNILNNPHQSISLKIANQNLSLLASKKESLDSMTLLLINIAIFFISILSSFIIYILLNRQIKLESDIDKTLLELEYKNKELETIIQENPHPMILHKEGGEIIMINKAWTKSSGFIIEDIPTIDDWINSVYAKENKSNAKKHVDSLYEITETVEEGEFTFFNKNKKLLTWQFSSSPLGLINGKRTVITSAMDITELKNKEKILFQQSKMAAIGEMLNNIAHQWRQPLSTISTSATGAKLQKEMNSLSDEELNTLLTMINDSAQYLSKTIDDFRSFFNPSDTKTSRFLISGVITKTLNLITAQFIAKDIEIVKNIEDISIVSIENEFIQVLANILNNSRDALLTLKGKKRYIFIDVYKKESKLLLEIKDNAGGIPVDIIDSVFEPYFTTKHCSQGTGIGLYMSEEIVRIHLNGSLTVTNSDYSYKGVDYTGAKFTIGISID; the protein is encoded by the coding sequence ATGTTAGTACAAAAAATCAAATTTTTATTACCTGTTATTATATTTATATCACTTTTTTCTACATTAAATCTTCTTTCAAATTGGTATAAAAATAAGTTACAAATGGAAGAAAATAAAGCCATCATCTCTGAGTTAAAAGCACATTCAACTTCAATAGAAGAGAGTATTAATAAACGTTTCCTAATTCTTAACTTACTTAAAAGTTATATTTCACAAAATATTAATGCAGAAAATATAATTGACCAAAATAACATTGAACTTAACAAATATGCAAAAACACTATTTAATTCAGTTGAAGGAATTAAAGCTTTACAAGTTTCTCCAAATGGTATTCATGCGTTTACATATCCAATAAAAGGAAATGAAAAAGCACTCAATAAAAACTTATTTAAGGATAAAAGAGTTGAAGTAATAAAAATGTTAGAAGTAACAATAAACTCTACAAAAATTATTACAAATGCCCCTTATGAATTAAGGCAAGGTGGTCTGGGGTTAGTAGCAAGACAAAGTATAAGACATAATGGTAAATTTTGGGGTTTTGTTGTTATTGTTTTAGATATGGGTTATATTCTTGAAAAAGCTGGTATTACTGAAAATAACAATCACTTAAATATTTCAATATTTCAAGATAAGAGATATATCTTTGGATCTAAAAATATACTAAATAATCCTCATCAAAGTATCTCTTTAAAAATAGCAAATCAAAACCTTTCATTATTAGCAAGCAAAAAAGAATCTTTGGATTCAATGACACTCTTACTTATAAATATCGCAATTTTTTTCATATCAATATTAAGTTCCTTTATAATTTATATACTCTTAAATAGACAAATTAAACTTGAAAGTGATATTGATAAAACCTTATTGGAATTAGAGTATAAAAATAAAGAACTTGAAACTATTATTCAAGAAAATCCTCATCCTATGATTTTACATAAAGAAGGTGGAGAGATTATTATGATTAATAAAGCATGGACTAAATCTTCTGGATTTATAATAGAAGATATCCCAACAATTGATGATTGGATTAATAGTGTATATGCTAAAGAAAATAAAAGTAATGCAAAAAAACATGTTGATTCTCTTTATGAAATTACTGAAACTGTAGAAGAAGGTGAGTTTACTTTTTTTAACAAAAATAAAAAGTTATTGACCTGGCAATTTTCTTCTTCCCCTTTAGGATTAATTAACGGTAAACGTACTGTTATAACATCTGCCATGGATATAACTGAATTAAAAAATAAAGAAAAAATACTTTTCCAACAATCTAAAATGGCTGCAATAGGAGAAATGCTTAATAATATAGCTCATCAATGGAGACAACCACTTTCAACTATTTCAACTTCAGCTACTGGTGCAAAATTACAAAAAGAAATGAATTCTTTATCTGATGAAGAATTAAATACATTATTAACTATGATTAATGATTCTGCACAATATCTTTCTAAAACTATTGATGATTTTAGAAGTTTCTTTAATCCTTCTGATACTAAAACTTCAAGATTCTTGATTTCAGGAGTAATTACTAAAACATTAAATCTTATAACTGCTCAATTTATAGCAAAAGATATAGAAATTGTTAAAAATATTGAAGATATTTCTATAGTTTCCATTGAAAATGAATTTATTCAAGTTCTTGCTAATATACTGAATAATTCAAGAGATGCACTACTTACGTTAAAAGGCAAAAAAAGATATATCTTTATTGATGTATACAAAAAGGAAAGTAAACTTCTTCTAGAGATAAAAGATAATGCAGGAGGAATACCTGTAGATATAATAGATAGCGTATTTGAACCATATTTTACAACAAAGCATTGTTCCCAAGGTACTGGTATTGGATTGTATATGAGTGAAGAAATTGTACGAATACATTTAAATGGTAGTCTTACGGTTACTAATTCCGATTATTCTTATAAGGGTGTTGATTATACTGGGGCTAAGTTTACAATTGGAATAAGTATAGATTAA
- a CDS encoding recombinase family protein yields MNVGYARVSTAGQNLENQIDQLKSVDCKKIFSEKRSGKNESDREQFKIMMDFVREGDVLYITKLDRLARSVIDLHNTAKFLQNKDVHLKVLHQNIDTTSPAGRLLFTMLGAIAEFERDLINERVREGIEAAKKKGVQFGRKAILGTKEKKLIYLQHEKGKSVEWLSKSFHVARNTIYRAIKDVAKK; encoded by the coding sequence ATGAATGTAGGTTATGCAAGAGTTTCAACTGCTGGTCAAAATCTTGAGAATCAAATTGATCAACTCAAGAGTGTTGATTGCAAAAAGATCTTCTCAGAAAAAAGGTCAGGAAAGAATGAATCAGATAGAGAACAGTTTAAGATTATGATGGACTTTGTAAGAGAAGGTGATGTACTTTATATTACAAAACTTGATAGATTAGCAAGGTCTGTAATAGACCTTCATAATACTGCAAAATTCTTACAAAATAAAGATGTACATCTCAAAGTATTACATCAGAATATAGATACAACATCTCCAGCAGGTAGACTGTTGTTTACAATGTTAGGTGCTATTGCAGAATTTGAACGTGATTTAATCAATGAACGTGTTAGAGAAGGAATTGAAGCTGCAAAGAAAAAAGGCGTTCAGTTTGGTAGAAAAGCTATTCTGGGTACTAAAGAGAAAAAACTTATATACTTGCAACATGAAAAAGGAAAGTCTGTTGAATGGTTATCTAAGTCCTTTCATGTAGCACGTAATACTATCTATAGAGCAATTAAAGATGTAGCTAAAAAGTAG
- a CDS encoding GGDEF domain-containing protein: protein MKKLLIILLLIMPSFLFSSANESNKVDLSKFKWEYRLGDSPFENDIPLWTIDSPNSKWKEIIYPSNPLDRGDLKNVWYRVKLPEHLPADPNLYIFSIDFIVQVYLKNKLIYDFGEFDENAKGEFKGWPWHMISLPSFSENEYLYFRIYSNYIDIGLWGEILIDSKGNIYEKLLEHDIPKITIGSISIFVAVLFLISFLSRRKKIELLILGLLFLTQGLNVFFSAKILDIFLFYPLLKQYILLIVFFFFPIGMAMFMDKIITYKVPFNIIKRIWQFHLIYLLGAVFGSLLGFYSIASTYEYFDIFYNFITLPILTIFMVYFFFKGDRQTKIVTFSFFIISLYWVYSSLIAHGLVQWEEYPSDIAIFICLLLLTYSIVDNLNYTKELEEAKEELIILSSTDYLTKLNNRKKIDSVLEENEKKFKRYKDDFSIILLDIDDFKKINDKYGHLSGDEVLVGISNILTEFTREVDAVGRWGGEEFIIICPKTNKDEALVLAEKLRNKISTYDFKYLGNITASFGISTYVENSSLKELLLKADNAMYLSKSKGKNRVESI, encoded by the coding sequence ATGAAGAAATTATTAATTATTTTATTATTAATTATGCCTTCTTTTCTTTTTTCGTCTGCAAATGAATCTAATAAAGTAGATTTATCGAAATTTAAATGGGAATACAGATTAGGTGATTCACCTTTTGAAAACGATATTCCTTTGTGGACTATTGATTCTCCTAATTCTAAATGGAAAGAAATTATCTACCCAAGCAACCCTTTAGATAGAGGTGATCTTAAAAATGTATGGTATAGAGTAAAACTGCCTGAGCATCTACCTGCTGATCCCAATCTATATATTTTTAGTATAGATTTTATTGTACAAGTCTATTTAAAAAATAAATTAATATATGATTTTGGAGAGTTTGATGAAAATGCTAAAGGAGAGTTTAAAGGCTGGCCTTGGCATATGATTTCACTTCCTTCTTTTAGTGAAAATGAGTATTTGTATTTTAGAATATATTCAAATTATATTGATATTGGTTTATGGGGTGAAATCTTAATAGATTCAAAAGGTAATATTTATGAAAAACTTTTAGAACATGATATACCAAAAATAACTATAGGTTCCATTTCTATATTTGTTGCTGTACTTTTTTTAATATCTTTTTTATCTAGACGTAAAAAAATAGAGTTGCTTATTTTAGGTTTATTATTTTTAACTCAAGGATTAAATGTATTTTTTTCGGCAAAAATACTAGATATTTTTCTATTTTATCCATTATTAAAGCAGTATATTTTATTAATTGTATTTTTCTTTTTTCCCATTGGAATGGCTATGTTTATGGATAAAATAATTACCTATAAAGTACCTTTTAATATTATAAAAAGAATATGGCAATTTCATTTAATATATCTTTTGGGAGCAGTTTTCGGTTCACTTCTTGGTTTTTATAGTATAGCTTCAACATATGAATATTTTGATATTTTTTATAATTTTATAACATTACCAATATTGACAATATTTATGGTTTATTTCTTTTTTAAAGGAGATAGACAAACTAAAATTGTAACTTTTAGTTTTTTTATCATATCGCTTTATTGGGTTTACTCATCTTTAATTGCTCATGGTTTAGTGCAATGGGAAGAGTATCCTAGTGATATTGCTATTTTTATATGCTTATTACTTTTGACATATTCAATTGTTGATAACTTAAATTATACTAAAGAGTTAGAAGAAGCAAAAGAAGAATTAATAATATTGTCATCGACTGATTATTTAACAAAATTAAATAATAGAAAAAAAATAGATTCAGTTTTAGAAGAGAATGAAAAAAAATTTAAAAGATATAAAGATGATTTTTCTATAATTTTATTAGATATTGATGATTTTAAAAAAATAAATGATAAATATGGACATTTATCTGGAGATGAAGTCTTGGTGGGTATTTCAAATATATTAACTGAGTTTACTCGAGAAGTAGATGCTGTGGGAAGATGGGGTGGTGAAGAATTCATAATTATTTGTCCAAAAACAAATAAAGATGAGGCATTAGTTCTTGCTGAGAAATTAAGAAATAAAATATCAACCTATGATTTCAAATATTTGGGAAATATAACTGCAAGTTTTGGTATTTCTACATATGTGGAAAACAGTTCATTAAAAGAACTTTTATTAAAAGCAGATAATGCTATGTATCTTTCTAAATCAAAAGGTAAAAATAGAGTTGAAAGTATCTAG
- a CDS encoding cache domain-containing protein: MNTIAKENAILQIIKYLPSSLMVLLIISATTYISIQHNNDLKIKKLKIEKEYLTSNKERIKLHIDVLNRYIQQQLNDSEVQLKKELNEKINVAHNIALNIYNKNKNRLSKKEIIERIKYAIEPMRFDEGSGYFSIHTMDGINILNPAFRYLKGTSVLNRKDSMGHYPVQEAIKIAKTQDKGFFTWDYYKPNDTSKIYKKFGIVKKFAPYNLIITTAIFKEDFKKSLKKV, translated from the coding sequence ATGAATACAATCGCAAAAGAAAATGCCATACTACAAATTATAAAATATCTACCATCGTCACTTATGGTACTATTAATTATATCGGCAACTACTTATATCTCTATACAACATAATAATGATTTAAAAATTAAAAAATTAAAAATAGAAAAAGAGTATTTGACTTCAAATAAAGAGCGGATTAAATTACATATTGATGTATTAAATAGATATATCCAACAACAACTTAACGATTCTGAGGTACAACTTAAAAAAGAGCTAAATGAAAAAATAAATGTAGCACATAATATAGCTTTAAATATTTATAATAAAAATAAAAATAGATTATCAAAAAAAGAGATTATTGAACGTATAAAATATGCGATTGAACCTATGCGATTCGATGAGGGGAGCGGTTATTTTTCTATACACACAATGGATGGAATAAATATTTTAAATCCAGCATTTAGGTATTTAAAAGGAACATCAGTACTTAATAGAAAAGATAGTATGGGACACTATCCTGTTCAAGAAGCTATTAAAATAGCCAAAACTCAAGATAAGGGTTTTTTTACTTGGGATTATTATAAACCAAATGACACATCAAAAATATATAAAAAATTTGGAATCGTAAAAAAGTTTGCACCTTATAATCTTATCATCACTACAGCAATTTTTAAAGAGGATTTTAAAAAAAGTTTAAAAAAAGTTTAA
- a CDS encoding cache domain-containing protein, translated as MLRHFSTLKYLDNGYLFVIDENAKILVSQTKKEDQKYNVIHFVPKLKSFINSSQRSTYLEYSHQKDSKIYSKISYLLKVENLNWIIATGFNLDKLNVNIENEQQALKKIYHEKMNTILFWAGISTLVFLMLSIFFSRVLECQH; from the coding sequence ATGTTAAGACATTTTTCTACACTTAAATATCTGGATAATGGATACCTTTTTGTAATAGATGAAAATGCGAAAATATTAGTATCACAAACAAAAAAAGAGGATCAAAAATATAATGTAATCCATTTTGTTCCTAAACTAAAATCATTTATCAACTCTTCACAAAGGAGTACCTATTTAGAGTATTCACATCAAAAAGACTCAAAAATCTATTCAAAAATTTCATACCTTTTAAAAGTAGAAAATCTCAACTGGATTATCGCCACAGGATTTAATCTAGATAAATTAAATGTGAACATAGAAAATGAACAACAAGCATTAAAAAAAATATATCATGAAAAAATGAATACTATTTTATTTTGGGCTGGTATTTCTACACTTGTTTTTTTAATGCTCTCTATCTTTTTTTCTAGAGTTTTAGAATGTCAACATTAA
- a CDS encoding ATP-binding protein, with amino-acid sequence MQNIEECRISSIQNGLIQVLINILNNSRDVLLPIEIKEDIIDKIFEPYFIIKHKFGGTSIGLYMSKEIVEKHLNGRLHITNDIYIFEKEE; translated from the coding sequence ATGCAAAATATAGAAGAATGCCGAATATCATCAATACAAAATGGATTAATCCAAGTTTTAATAAATATTCTAAATAATTCAAGAGATGTATTACTTCCAATTGAAATCAAAGAAGATATTATAGATAAAATTTTTGAACCATACTTTATAATAAAACATAAATTTGGAGGAACAAGTATTGGTTTGTATATGAGTAAAGAAATTGTTGAAAAACATTTAAATGGACGATTACATATTACTAATGATATTTATATATTTGAAAAGGAAGAATGA
- a CDS encoding ArsR/SmtB family transcription factor, which yields MNEELLVKCLAQLGNITRLRIYRLLIKAGKKGLNVGTVQEELKIPASTLSHHISKLANLGLVTQVREGTVLKCIANYELLSDVIFELKSQCCVDSDSYEQDIAEENTKCSNIIKQ from the coding sequence ATGAATGAAGAACTATTAGTAAAATGTTTAGCACAATTAGGGAATATTACAAGATTAAGAATTTATAGATTATTGATAAAAGCTGGAAAAAAAGGATTAAATGTTGGAACAGTTCAAGAAGAATTAAAAATCCCAGCATCTACACTTTCTCATCATATTTCAAAACTTGCTAATCTAGGTTTAGTAACGCAAGTAAGAGAAGGTACAGTATTAAAATGTATTGCAAACTATGAATTATTAAGTGATGTAATCTTTGAATTAAAAAGTCAATGTTGTGTTGATAGTGACTCTTATGAACAAGATATTGCAGAAGAAAATACTAAGTGTTCTAATATAATAAAACAATAA
- a CDS encoding MFS transporter produces MNNTFTNINKLSIFTLLLLAMLSTMSNVAIITAVPSLKEYFKDVANIEFYSRLMITLPSLAIGLLAPFLGHLIFKFGKKRSSVLAILIFVIAGSSGLYLDKIELLLASRALFGVAVASLMIVATSLVGDYFPVQMRPKYMSLQNAFAAFGGIILVTGGGALADIS; encoded by the coding sequence ATGAATAATACATTTACTAATATTAACAAACTGTCAATTTTTACACTATTACTATTAGCCATGCTTTCAACAATGTCAAATGTAGCCATTATAACAGCAGTACCATCTTTAAAAGAATATTTTAAAGATGTAGCAAATATAGAATTTTACTCAAGACTAATGATAACTTTACCCTCTTTAGCAATTGGACTACTTGCTCCATTTTTAGGGCATTTAATTTTCAAATTTGGTAAAAAAAGATCTTCTGTACTTGCCATATTGATATTTGTAATTGCTGGAAGCTCAGGATTATACCTTGATAAAATTGAATTATTATTAGCTTCAAGAGCTTTATTTGGGGTTGCTGTTGCATCATTGATGATTGTTGCTACTTCGTTAGTTGGGGATTATTTTCCAGTGCAGATGAGACCTAAATATATGAGTTTACAAAATGCTTTTGCAGCATTTGGAGGAATAATCTTAGTAACAGGAGGTGGTGCTTTAGCTGATATATCTTAG
- a CDS encoding MFS transporter, translating into MKTDDARIVEDSNSILKGNIVFIYILAFLYMTVFFVMPTQVPFMLINKYEASGQFAGLVISTFLLSNALGGFVFAKLKKYLSHRTIFLIGLFIFGIGFMSYGSISSLNLFFIPAHIAGLGAGIMMTNITTWFLKFTTSQNRVKSSGYFTSSLFLGQFASPIIFFNITKEVGVQEFLFNLGASLIIVMIITLLILIIKQKTNDISLLTNKNI; encoded by the coding sequence ATGAAAACAGATGATGCAAGAATAGTAGAAGATTCTAATTCTATATTAAAAGGTAATATTGTTTTTATTTATATATTAGCTTTTTTATATATGACTGTTTTCTTTGTAATGCCAACGCAAGTTCCTTTTATGTTAATAAACAAATATGAGGCCTCTGGTCAATTTGCAGGTTTAGTTATCTCAACATTTTTATTATCAAATGCATTAGGTGGATTTGTTTTTGCAAAGTTAAAAAAATATCTTTCTCATAGAACTATTTTTCTTATTGGTCTTTTTATTTTTGGAATTGGATTTATGAGCTATGGAAGTATTTCAAGTTTAAATCTATTTTTTATACCTGCTCATATTGCAGGACTTGGGGCTGGAATCATGATGACGAATATTACAACTTGGTTTCTAAAGTTTACTACATCACAAAATAGAGTAAAGAGTTCTGGATATTTTACAAGTTCTCTCTTTTTAGGACAATTTGCCTCTCCAATAATATTTTTTAATATTACAAAAGAAGTCGGAGTACAGGAATTTTTATTTAATTTGGGGGCTAGTCTAATTATTGTCATGATAATTACGCTTTTAATATTAATTATAAAACAAAAAACAAATGATATTAGTTTATTAACTAATAAAAATATATAA
- a CDS encoding MalY/PatB family protein: protein MFNQIADHTKVNLVKRDENFQQNYFGTRDLLPFWVADMDFETTQEVKQALHERVDAGIFGYEKSIDGLKQSIISWFKRRHNWEMDSKYLRTSPSIMASISILINLLTKEDDGVLVLTPSFPKFLHIVPNNDRKLIISELKLENNRYKIDFEDFEKKAKESKVFILCNPHNPVGRVWTRDELNKIGKIAKENDMYIISDEIHSDIIFKGHSFVPYGSISEELSEMSISLLSPAKTFNLPSNSSSFLYSTNKEVLEKFDKYMMNMYLDKTSALEAIAMQTAYNTGDEWLNSLLVHVEQSVDFIGEYIKKNIPQIKMIDSEGMYLVWLDFRELNVDEKEFNQLLVDEGIALNPGFWFGEAGSSFLRMNIATTKDVIEEGLEKLRKAVNLVTTKEPARCC from the coding sequence ATGTTTAATCAAATAGCAGACCACACAAAAGTAAATTTAGTAAAAAGAGACGAGAATTTCCAGCAGAACTATTTTGGAACAAGAGATTTATTGCCATTTTGGGTAGCAGATATGGATTTTGAAACAACTCAAGAGGTAAAACAAGCTTTACATGAAAGAGTTGATGCTGGTATTTTTGGATATGAAAAAAGTATTGATGGACTTAAACAATCAATAATTTCTTGGTTTAAAAGAAGACATAATTGGGAAATGGATAGTAAGTATTTAAGAACAAGTCCAAGTATTATGGCTTCTATTAGTATCTTAATTAACCTATTAACTAAAGAAGACGATGGAGTTTTAGTTTTAACACCCTCTTTTCCAAAATTTTTACATATTGTTCCAAACAATGATAGAAAACTAATAATAAGTGAATTAAAGCTAGAAAACAATAGATATAAAATTGATTTTGAAGATTTTGAGAAAAAAGCAAAAGAATCAAAAGTATTTATTCTATGTAATCCTCATAATCCAGTTGGTAGAGTATGGACGAGGGATGAATTAAATAAAATTGGTAAAATTGCTAAAGAAAATGATATGTATATTATTTCTGATGAAATTCATAGTGATATTATCTTTAAAGGGCATTCTTTTGTTCCTTATGGTTCTATATCAGAAGAACTATCTGAAATGTCTATCTCTTTATTATCACCGGCTAAAACATTTAATTTACCATCAAATAGTAGTAGTTTTTTATATTCCACAAATAAAGAAGTTTTAGAGAAATTTGATAAGTATATGATGAATATGTATTTGGATAAAACAAGTGCACTAGAAGCTATTGCAATGCAAACAGCATATAATACGGGAGATGAATGGTTAAATTCTCTTTTAGTTCATGTTGAGCAAAGTGTTGATTTTATCGGTGAATATATAAAGAAGAATATTCCACAAATCAAAATGATTGACTCTGAAGGCATGTATTTAGTATGGCTTGATTTTAGAGAACTGAATGTTGATGAAAAAGAATTTAATCAGCTTTTAGTTGATGAAGGAATTGCATTAAATCCTGGTTTTTGGTTTGGAGAGGCTGGTAGTAGTTTTTTAAGAATGAATATTGCAACAACTAAAGATGTGATTGAAGAAGGTTTAGAAAAATTAAGAAAAGCAGTTAATCTTGTAACTACTAAAGAACCAGCAAGATGTTGTTAA
- the cysE gene encoding serine O-acetyltransferase, which translates to MLLTNKENKPLSLWKQIKEDFGVPKKNDPALNSSIELLFNYPGVWAIINHRFANRFYKRNFKLTARIIMGISQFFCKMDIHPAATIGRRVFIDHGIGVVIGETTIIEDDVLIYQGVTLGGTSLNKGKRHPTIKTNSVIGSGAKVLGNITVGKNSKIGANSVVVRDVPENSTAVGIPAKVIKRKDSSEKLNHADLPDFNKEMFDFLIKKVALVEHSLKKQECIDLEKENNNLESIYKNFIYDMKDSNQTIESRKAS; encoded by the coding sequence ATGTTGTTAACTAATAAAGAGAATAAACCATTAAGCTTATGGAAACAAATAAAAGAAGACTTTGGTGTTCCCAAAAAAAATGACCCAGCTTTAAACTCCTCTATTGAGTTATTATTTAATTATCCAGGAGTTTGGGCAATTATTAATCATAGATTTGCAAATAGATTTTATAAACGCAATTTTAAATTAACAGCAAGAATCATAATGGGTATATCACAGTTCTTTTGTAAAATGGATATTCACCCAGCAGCGACAATTGGAAGAAGGGTTTTTATAGACCATGGAATTGGCGTTGTTATTGGAGAAACCACAATTATTGAAGATGATGTTCTTATTTATCAAGGTGTAACTCTTGGAGGAACTAGTTTAAATAAAGGAAAACGTCATCCAACTATTAAAACAAATTCCGTAATAGGAAGCGGTGCAAAAGTATTAGGAAATATTACCGTAGGTAAAAATAGTAAGATTGGAGCAAATTCAGTTGTAGTAAGAGATGTACCAGAAAATTCAACAGCAGTTGGAATACCTGCAAAAGTAATCAAGAGAAAAGATAGTAGTGAAAAACTAAATCACGCTGACCTGCCTGATTTTAATAAAGAGATGTTTGATTTTTTAATAAAAAAAGTTGCTTTAGTAGAACATTCACTTAAGAAACAAGAATGTATTGATTTAGAAAAAGAGAATAATAATTTGGAATCAATCTATAAAAATTTCATCTATGATATGAAAGATTCAAATCAAACTATTGAAAGCAGAAAAGCAAGCTAA
- a CDS encoding heavy-metal-associated domain-containing protein, with product MKKTFKANNIACSSCANLIKVSLEDIFGEIEVNLETTPKEVTVEIKDDTQETEFKKEMTELGFEIIEA from the coding sequence ATGAAAAAAACATTTAAAGCAAATAATATAGCTTGTTCAAGTTGTGCAAACTTGATAAAAGTCTCATTAGAAGATATTTTTGGAGAGATTGAAGTAAATTTAGAAACAACTCCAAAAGAAGTTACTGTTGAAATAAAAGATGATACACAAGAAACAGAATTTAAAAAAGAGATGACAGAACTTGGATTTGAAATCATTGAAGCTTAA